The following coding sequences lie in one Megalodesulfovibrio gigas DSM 1382 = ATCC 19364 genomic window:
- a CDS encoding GAF domain-containing protein, with product MSRIKLKRLLSQRRLAVLLEELSGRLGSPLCVLDVLGRPVLGAPGVHGPTLPARHAIDVEGEVAGYTLGDDNADVLARLLAVLAVLDLEKRTLAHDTLCRYNELTLLYDMAARGPALQEEEALAELLRVAQGVIPCDHAGVQRCWPGEPACMVQGLPDVSFLTTVFAEVARIHEAVRRSGRGEIVNELAADSRAAGVLSVHSMLCAPLRCAGEVFGLVHLGSRTPRLYTTEQLALLSTLSFQVAAVLENRRLRQQQQKSRQALLTLARTLEHALDEEVAS from the coding sequence ATGAGCAGAATCAAACTCAAGCGGCTGCTCTCCCAGCGCAGGCTTGCCGTGCTGCTGGAGGAGCTTTCCGGCCGGCTGGGCTCGCCGCTGTGCGTGCTGGATGTGCTGGGCAGGCCCGTGCTGGGCGCGCCGGGGGTCCATGGCCCGACCCTGCCGGCGCGGCATGCCATCGACGTGGAAGGGGAGGTGGCTGGCTACACCCTGGGCGACGACAACGCCGACGTGCTGGCCAGACTTCTGGCTGTCCTGGCCGTGCTGGATCTGGAAAAACGCACCCTGGCCCACGACACCCTGTGCCGCTACAACGAATTGACCCTGCTGTACGACATGGCCGCCCGCGGTCCGGCCCTGCAGGAAGAAGAGGCCCTGGCCGAGCTGCTGCGTGTGGCCCAGGGGGTGATCCCCTGCGATCATGCCGGGGTGCAGCGCTGCTGGCCGGGCGAGCCTGCATGTATGGTGCAGGGGCTGCCGGATGTCTCGTTTCTGACGACGGTGTTTGCCGAGGTCGCCCGCATTCATGAGGCGGTGCGCCGCAGCGGCCGCGGGGAGATCGTCAACGAACTGGCTGCGGACTCCCGCGCCGCCGGCGTCCTGTCCGTGCACTCCATGCTGTGCGCGCCCCTGCGCTGCGCGGGCGAGGTTTTCGGTCTTGTGCACCTGGGCTCGCGCACACCGCGGCTGTACACCACGGAGCAGCTGGCCCTGCTGTCCACGCTTTCGTTTCAGGTGGCCGCGGTGCTGGAGAACCGGCGTCTGCGGCAGCAGCAGCAGAAGTCCCGCCAGGCCCTGCTGACCCTGGCCCGGACGCTGGAACATGCCCTGGATGAGGAGGTGGCGTCGTGA
- the uvrA gene encoding excinuclease ABC subunit UvrA: MASGRGQRVIRIEGARQHNLKNLTLDIPRDELVVICGPSGSGKSTLAFDIVYAEGQRRYVESLSAYARQFLPQMDKPDVDKIEGLSPAISLEQQSASRNPRSTVATTTEMYDFLRVFYARLGVPHCPKCGRPIQAQSTDQIVDEFLALPEGTRFMILAPLVEHQKGTQQDKLKKLKSQGFARVRLDGKILSLDEIPAVEKNKKHSLDLVVDRLVSRPDNNAELRGRLADSVELALDMGKGRVILHLPDAEGSVADRVLATDSACPDCRIAIPAPSPQLFSFNSPQGACPTCSGIGSVEYFEPRLLAPNRGLSLAGGGLLPWKSPRVFARYEDALARLGKAHGFTLTTPFDQYNEEAWSALFNGDEAQDWQGVVSILEGGMDFGSIWRDELSRFRQSMPCPSCQGARLKPEALAVRVDDLNIFQFCSLSIVRALEWLEGRVFPGHTARIAEPLMKELTHRLGFLANVGLEYIALARNMSTLSGGEAQRIRLAGQLGSGLVGVTYVLDEPSIGLHPRDNVRLLNTLRSLQTRGNTVLVVEHDEATILAADHVIELGPGSGMQGGEIVHAGPVHGNGGLMQSQSSLTAKYLRGDLQIPRPSARRPANGSLVVRNARTNNLQGVDCRIPLASLVCVTGVSGSGKSSLVVDSLYKHLALSQGLKVEQPGLIDGLEGAEAVERIVAIDQTPIGRTPRSNPATYTKIFDEIRTIFAQTPDAKKRGYQPGRFSFNVRGGRCEKCQGDGTITVEMHFLPDVYVTCEVCKGRRYNRETLDVHYKGKNIADVLDMSVREARLFFQNYPALKRRLAVLEEVGLEYMRLGQPATTLSGGEAQRIKISRELGKRSLPKTLYILDEPTTGLHMHEVGKLIKVLHSLVDKGASVVVIEHNIDVILAADWVLDLGPGGGESGGRIVSQGTPEQIIADPNSVTGAFLTHTVPADRELPPAG; encoded by the coding sequence ATGGCGAGCGGGCGCGGTCAGCGCGTCATCCGGATAGAAGGGGCGCGGCAGCACAACCTGAAGAACCTCACGCTGGACATCCCGCGCGACGAGCTGGTGGTCATCTGCGGCCCCTCGGGCTCGGGCAAGTCCACCCTGGCCTTTGACATCGTCTACGCCGAAGGCCAGCGCCGCTATGTGGAGAGCCTCTCGGCCTATGCCCGGCAGTTCCTGCCCCAGATGGACAAGCCCGACGTGGACAAGATCGAGGGCCTCTCCCCGGCCATCTCCCTGGAGCAGCAGAGCGCCAGCCGCAACCCGCGCTCCACCGTGGCCACCACCACGGAAATGTACGACTTTCTCCGGGTGTTCTATGCCCGCTTAGGCGTGCCCCACTGCCCCAAATGCGGCCGGCCCATCCAGGCCCAGAGCACGGATCAGATCGTGGATGAGTTCCTGGCCCTGCCCGAGGGCACACGGTTCATGATCCTGGCTCCCCTCGTCGAACACCAGAAGGGCACCCAGCAGGACAAGCTCAAGAAGCTCAAGTCCCAGGGCTTTGCCCGCGTGCGGCTGGACGGAAAGATCCTGTCGTTGGACGAGATCCCGGCCGTGGAAAAGAACAAGAAGCACAGCCTGGATCTGGTGGTGGACCGGCTGGTGAGCCGGCCGGACAACAACGCCGAGCTGCGCGGCCGGCTGGCGGATTCCGTGGAACTGGCCCTGGACATGGGCAAGGGCCGGGTGATTCTGCACCTGCCCGATGCCGAAGGCAGCGTGGCGGACCGCGTCCTGGCCACGGATTCGGCCTGCCCGGACTGCCGCATCGCCATCCCGGCCCCCTCCCCCCAGCTTTTTTCCTTCAACTCCCCCCAGGGCGCCTGTCCCACCTGCTCGGGCATCGGCAGCGTGGAATATTTCGAACCGCGGCTTCTGGCTCCCAACCGGGGCCTGTCCCTGGCTGGGGGCGGCCTCCTGCCCTGGAAGAGCCCGCGGGTGTTCGCCAGGTACGAAGACGCCCTGGCCCGGCTGGGCAAGGCCCACGGCTTCACCCTCACCACGCCCTTTGACCAATACAACGAGGAAGCCTGGAGCGCGCTCTTCAACGGCGACGAAGCCCAGGACTGGCAGGGCGTGGTCAGTATCCTGGAAGGCGGCATGGATTTCGGCAGCATCTGGCGGGACGAGCTCTCCCGCTTCCGGCAGTCCATGCCCTGCCCCAGCTGCCAGGGGGCGCGCCTCAAGCCCGAGGCCCTGGCCGTGCGGGTGGATGACCTGAACATCTTCCAGTTCTGTTCCCTGTCCATTGTCCGGGCCCTGGAATGGCTGGAAGGACGGGTGTTCCCCGGGCATACGGCGCGCATCGCCGAGCCCTTGATGAAGGAACTGACGCACCGCCTGGGCTTTCTGGCCAATGTGGGCCTGGAGTACATCGCCCTGGCGCGCAACATGTCCACCCTGTCCGGCGGGGAGGCCCAGCGCATCCGCCTGGCCGGGCAGCTCGGATCCGGTCTGGTGGGCGTGACGTACGTGCTGGACGAGCCTTCCATCGGCCTGCATCCGCGGGACAACGTCCGCCTGCTGAACACCCTGCGCAGCCTGCAGACCCGTGGCAACACCGTGCTGGTGGTGGAACACGACGAAGCCACCATCCTGGCGGCGGATCACGTGATCGAACTCGGGCCGGGCTCAGGCATGCAGGGCGGGGAGATTGTCCACGCCGGCCCCGTGCATGGGAACGGCGGCCTGATGCAGAGCCAATCCTCCCTCACGGCCAAGTACCTGCGCGGCGATCTGCAGATTCCCCGGCCCAGCGCCCGCCGTCCGGCCAACGGCAGTCTGGTGGTCAGAAACGCCCGCACCAACAACCTGCAGGGCGTGGACTGCCGCATTCCCCTGGCCAGCCTGGTCTGCGTCACCGGGGTATCCGGTTCCGGCAAAAGCTCGCTGGTGGTGGACTCGCTGTACAAGCATCTGGCGCTTTCGCAGGGGCTCAAGGTGGAACAGCCCGGACTCATCGACGGGCTGGAAGGCGCAGAGGCCGTGGAGCGCATCGTGGCCATCGACCAGACCCCCATCGGCCGCACGCCGCGGTCCAATCCGGCCACCTACACCAAAATCTTCGACGAGATTCGCACCATCTTTGCCCAGACGCCGGACGCCAAAAAGCGCGGCTATCAGCCGGGCCGCTTCAGCTTCAACGTGCGCGGCGGCCGCTGCGAAAAATGCCAGGGCGATGGCACCATCACCGTGGAGATGCACTTTCTGCCCGATGTGTACGTCACCTGCGAAGTGTGCAAGGGCCGGCGCTACAACCGCGAAACCCTGGACGTGCACTACAAGGGCAAAAACATCGCCGACGTGCTGGACATGAGCGTGCGCGAAGCGCGCCTCTTTTTCCAGAATTATCCCGCCCTGAAACGCCGCCTGGCCGTGCTGGAGGAAGTGGGCCTGGAATACATGCGCCTGGGCCAGCCGGCCACCACCCTGTCTGGCGGGGAGGCCCAGCGCATCAAGATCAGCCGTGAGCTGGGCAAACGAAGTCTGCCAAAGACCTTATACATCCTTGACGAACCCACCACGGGCCTGCACATGCATGAGGTGGGCAAGCTCATCAAGGTGCTGCACAGTCTGGTGGACAAGGGGGCCAGCGTGGTGGTCATCGAACACAACATCGACGTCATCCTGGCGGCGGATTGGGTGCTGGATCTCGGCCCCGGCGGCGGCGAATCCGGGGGGCGCATCGTCAGCCAGGGCACGCCGGAACAGATCATCGCCGATCCGAATTCCGTCACCGGCGCGTTTCTCACCCATACCGTGCCGGCAGACCGGGAACTCCCGCCCGCAGGCTGA
- the aroC gene encoding chorismate synthase, with the protein MSGDTFGRLFTLTTFGESHGPALGGVVSGCPAGIPITEAAIQQELDRRRPGAAQAGAASTARKEPDRVELLSGVFEGRTTGTAIGFCIRNTDQRSADYSAIKDVFRPGHGDLSYHAKYGARDYRGGGRSSGRETACRVAGGAIAQAFLATLGIMVTAYTVELGGIRAAVPGSLAALGNVWERPFFAPEDAVITAWQGRVAEIKARGDTLGGVVEVRAEPMPQGLGEPVFDKLDARIAAALMSIGAVKAVEIGAGCEAARMTGSQHNDPILPLPHRQEASNHAGGVLAGISDGRPLVARAWVKPIASHHQPQATIGTDGQATSITVGGRHDISAIPRIVPVCQAMAALALADFCCLQTRQAGAMGI; encoded by the coding sequence GTGAGCGGCGACACCTTCGGACGGCTCTTCACCCTGACCACCTTTGGCGAATCCCACGGCCCGGCCCTGGGCGGCGTGGTGTCCGGCTGTCCGGCCGGCATCCCCATCACCGAGGCTGCCATCCAGCAGGAGCTGGACCGCCGCCGCCCCGGCGCGGCCCAGGCCGGCGCGGCTTCCACGGCACGCAAGGAGCCGGACCGCGTGGAACTGCTCTCCGGCGTGTTCGAAGGCCGCACCACGGGCACGGCCATCGGCTTCTGCATCCGCAACACCGACCAGCGCAGCGCCGACTATTCCGCCATCAAGGACGTCTTTCGTCCCGGCCACGGCGATCTTTCCTACCACGCCAAATATGGTGCCCGGGACTACCGCGGCGGCGGCCGCTCCTCGGGACGCGAAACCGCCTGCCGGGTGGCCGGCGGCGCCATCGCCCAGGCCTTTCTGGCCACGCTGGGCATCATGGTGACGGCCTATACTGTGGAGCTGGGCGGCATCCGCGCCGCCGTGCCCGGGTCCCTGGCGGCGCTGGGCAATGTCTGGGAACGGCCTTTCTTTGCCCCGGAAGACGCCGTGATCACGGCCTGGCAGGGCCGGGTGGCCGAGATCAAGGCCCGTGGCGACACCCTCGGCGGCGTGGTGGAAGTGCGGGCCGAACCCATGCCCCAGGGCCTGGGGGAACCGGTGTTCGATAAGCTGGATGCCCGCATTGCGGCGGCGCTCATGTCCATCGGCGCAGTCAAGGCCGTGGAGATCGGCGCAGGCTGCGAGGCCGCCCGCATGACCGGCAGCCAGCACAATGACCCCATCCTCCCCCTGCCCCATCGGCAGGAAGCCAGCAACCATGCCGGCGGCGTGCTGGCCGGCATTTCCGATGGCCGGCCCCTGGTGGCCCGGGCCTGGGTCAAGCCCATCGCCTCCCACCACCAGCCGCAGGCCACCATCGGCACGGACGGGCAGGCCACCAGCATCACCGTGGGCGGGCGGCACGACATTTCGGCCATCCCGCGCATCGTGCCCGTGTGTCAGGCCATGGCGGCCCTGGCCCTGGCGGACTTCTGCTGCCTGCAGACGCGGCAGGCCGGGGCGATGGGGATATGA
- a CDS encoding DUF554 domain-containing protein, with protein sequence MHLPLGTMFNVATILAGGGLGLLLHGRLQDRYRIIVFQGLGLCTLALGVKMSLAMQNPLHIIFAVLLGAILGEWLRLEQRFEGAAVRLKKTVKSKTSTFVDGMVTASVIYCVGPMAILGSFDEGLRGDHSILFAKAVLDGFASVALASTYGVGVLFSSVAVGVYQLGLTVFATTLQGVFDEPSMAALTATGGVLILGISIKLLDIKHIALTNLLPALPMVVLLARLFP encoded by the coding sequence ATGCATCTTCCTCTCGGAACCATGTTCAATGTGGCCACCATCCTGGCGGGTGGCGGCCTGGGACTGCTGCTGCACGGCAGACTGCAGGACCGCTACCGCATCATCGTCTTCCAGGGGCTGGGGCTGTGCACCTTGGCCCTGGGCGTGAAGATGAGCCTTGCCATGCAAAACCCCTTGCACATCATCTTCGCCGTGCTGTTGGGGGCCATTCTGGGAGAATGGCTCCGGCTGGAGCAACGCTTTGAGGGCGCGGCCGTTCGCCTCAAAAAAACAGTGAAATCAAAGACGTCCACCTTTGTGGATGGCATGGTCACGGCCAGCGTCATTTACTGCGTGGGGCCCATGGCCATCCTGGGCAGCTTTGACGAAGGCCTGCGCGGCGATCACAGCATCCTCTTCGCCAAGGCTGTGCTGGACGGCTTCGCCTCCGTGGCCCTGGCCTCCACATACGGCGTGGGCGTGCTCTTCTCCAGTGTGGCGGTGGGCGTGTATCAATTGGGCCTCACCGTATTCGCCACCACCCTGCAAGGCGTGTTCGACGAGCCCTCCATGGCCGCCCTCACGGCCACGGGCGGGGTGCTCATCCTGGGGATTTCCATCAAACTCCTGGACATCAAACACATCGCCTTGACGAATCTGCTGCCGGCATTACCCATGGTTGTCCTGCTGGCGCGGCTGTTTCCCTGA
- a CDS encoding hybrid sensor histidine kinase/response regulator, whose amino-acid sequence MDHQDHQDNQDNQDHADQTPQALRARLAFLEAQNRFLLEEKHQALDALSLAASLVNFTGSGGAEEDRLAIQQEVASRACLLIPCKAVGLWMVDPATQDFQRALTQPLDWAYRLEAEVDRLIEDGVFAWALSRNTPEILHGADPAEVVLLHSLRTPTSFQGMFVAVLTVERAQLQDSALAILSILLHAGAHMLEGDQLARRLALANQDLTANLQQLEASRAALALRKVDLERMVAERTRDLLQANALLEEEIRQRIAIEDELRLANRRLAEAFDASSDGLWEHYLETGREYHSPRWAAMLGYTQPEIEQSVDGWAALLHPEDVDKGRRYMQQYRQGEITSHQEELRMRARDGSWRWLLSRGKVVEWRDGRPLRVVGTHQDITARKHMEDELTRARDAADAASRAKSEFLATMTHEIRTPLNAIIGLAELLRLGECTGEQADYVETIERQARSLLAILNDILDLARMDARQLQPACDPFNLQQVVASAVEPFRPEAKTKGLHLACTIPEDLPALLVGDGPRLRHVLFHLVGNAVKFTEQGSVEVLVTEASPLAAPPSAKCDTPTSPPLRLLFAVRDTGIGIPKDKQAGIFQAFTQLDSGFSRKKGGLGLGLALARSLVELMGGQLWMSSEEGRGSVFSFVIPLARLAPHETL is encoded by the coding sequence ATGGACCACCAGGACCACCAGGACAACCAGGACAACCAGGACCACGCCGACCAGACGCCCCAGGCCCTGCGCGCCCGGCTGGCCTTCCTGGAAGCGCAGAATCGTTTTCTGCTGGAGGAAAAGCATCAGGCCCTGGATGCCCTGAGCCTGGCCGCCTCCCTGGTGAACTTCACCGGCTCCGGCGGGGCCGAAGAGGACAGGCTGGCCATCCAGCAGGAGGTGGCCTCCCGCGCCTGCCTGCTCATCCCGTGCAAGGCCGTGGGCCTCTGGATGGTGGACCCGGCCACGCAAGACTTCCAACGCGCCCTGACGCAGCCGCTGGACTGGGCGTACCGGCTGGAAGCGGAAGTGGACCGGCTCATTGAAGACGGCGTTTTCGCCTGGGCCCTTTCCCGCAACACGCCGGAGATCCTGCATGGCGCCGACCCCGCCGAGGTCGTGCTGCTGCACTCCCTGCGCACCCCCACGTCCTTCCAGGGCATGTTCGTGGCCGTGCTGACCGTGGAACGCGCCCAGCTGCAGGATTCCGCCCTGGCCATCCTCTCCATCCTGCTGCACGCCGGGGCGCACATGCTGGAAGGCGACCAGCTCGCCCGCCGCCTGGCCCTGGCCAATCAGGACCTGACGGCCAATCTGCAGCAGTTGGAAGCCTCCCGCGCCGCCCTGGCCCTGCGCAAGGTGGATCTGGAGCGCATGGTGGCGGAACGCACCCGGGATCTGCTCCAGGCCAATGCCCTGCTGGAGGAAGAGATTCGCCAGCGCATCGCCATCGAGGACGAGTTGCGCCTTGCCAACCGACGACTGGCCGAAGCCTTTGACGCCAGCAGCGACGGCCTCTGGGAACACTATCTGGAAACCGGCCGCGAGTACCATTCCCCGCGCTGGGCGGCCATGCTGGGCTACACCCAGCCGGAAATCGAACAATCCGTGGACGGCTGGGCGGCGCTCCTGCATCCCGAGGACGTGGACAAGGGCCGGCGCTACATGCAGCAGTATCGGCAAGGAGAAATCACCAGCCACCAGGAAGAACTGCGCATGCGCGCCCGGGACGGCTCCTGGCGCTGGCTCCTGTCCCGCGGCAAGGTGGTGGAATGGCGGGACGGCCGGCCCCTGCGCGTGGTGGGCACGCATCAGGACATCACCGCCCGCAAGCACATGGAAGACGAGCTCACCCGCGCCCGGGACGCCGCCGACGCCGCCAGCCGGGCCAAAAGCGAATTCCTGGCCACCATGACCCACGAGATCCGCACCCCCCTGAACGCCATCATCGGTCTGGCCGAGCTGCTGCGCCTGGGCGAGTGCACCGGCGAACAGGCGGACTACGTGGAGACCATCGAGCGCCAGGCCCGGTCCCTGCTGGCCATCCTCAACGATATTCTGGATCTCGCCCGCATGGATGCCCGCCAGCTGCAGCCGGCCTGCGACCCCTTCAACCTGCAGCAGGTGGTGGCCTCGGCCGTGGAACCCTTCCGGCCCGAGGCCAAGACCAAGGGCCTGCACCTCGCCTGCACCATTCCCGAAGACCTGCCGGCTCTTCTGGTGGGGGACGGCCCGCGCCTGCGCCATGTGCTGTTCCATCTGGTGGGCAATGCCGTGAAGTTCACCGAACAAGGATCCGTGGAAGTGCTGGTGACGGAGGCGAGCCCCCTTGCCGCCCCGCCTTCGGCAAAGTGCGACACGCCGACCTCCCCGCCCCTGCGGCTGCTCTTCGCCGTACGCGACACGGGCATCGGCATCCCCAAGGACAAACAGGCCGGTATTTTTCAGGCCTTCACCCAGTTGGACAGCGGCTTTTCCCGGAAAAAGGGCGGGCTGGGCCTGGGGCTGGCCCTGGCCCGTTCCCTGGTGGAACTCATGGGCGGCCAGTTGTGGATGAGCAGCGAGGAAGGCCGCGGCAGCGTGTTCAGCTTTGTCATCCCCCTGGCCCGGCTTGCCCCGCACGAAACATTGTGA
- a CDS encoding GspE/PulE family protein encodes MNRTRNRQRIGELLVAAGCLTRESLDRALAEQDRSKLKLGQLLLQKGLVKDAHLADVLARQLRLTRYAEPDFRPDRTLAAKVPMELAAKYGLAPLERRGGILWVAMRDPTDLHALDDVVRATGLDVEPAICTERELAALARLVYGAEFAAPATMQFDIEDIDVDGEATRDGDSHDATAAFSADSLTSMAEDAPVVKMVNAILVQAQAKKASDIHLSKEQDRIVLRLRIDGQLVDVPAPRARFFLPLVSRFKLLSNLDISVSRVPQDGRFTFTVQGREIGVRTSTIPTIYGEKVVMRLHEQHQGGLELEHLGMADVARARLEQAILKPHGIILATGPTGSGKTTLLYAVLRRIKRPGINIITLEDPVESRVEDITQIQLNSKAGMTFASGLRSILRQDPDVIMVGEIRDTETATIAIKSSMTGHKVISTLHTNDAPGALTRLFEMGVDPFLVSSCLQAVVAQRLVRRLCPDCLEAYEAPLEQARHIHPLLNGDRLHFFRGTGCWKCDNAGFRGRLGVYEVLEVDGLVQEHILRKASSYEVKEACVAAGTLRTLKMDAGEKVLTGLTSFEEFVGVAY; translated from the coding sequence ATGAACAGGACACGCAATCGCCAGCGCATCGGCGAACTGCTGGTGGCCGCCGGCTGCCTGACCCGGGAAAGTCTGGATCGCGCCCTGGCCGAGCAGGATCGCAGCAAGCTCAAGCTGGGCCAGTTGCTCTTGCAGAAGGGACTGGTCAAGGATGCCCACCTGGCCGATGTGCTGGCCCGGCAACTGCGCCTGACGCGCTATGCCGAACCAGACTTCAGGCCGGATCGCACCCTGGCCGCCAAGGTGCCCATGGAGCTGGCCGCCAAATACGGTCTGGCGCCCCTGGAGCGCCGCGGCGGCATCCTCTGGGTGGCCATGCGCGACCCCACGGATCTGCATGCCCTGGATGACGTGGTCCGCGCCACAGGCCTGGACGTGGAGCCAGCCATCTGCACGGAACGCGAGCTCGCTGCCCTGGCCCGTCTGGTATACGGCGCCGAATTCGCCGCACCCGCCACCATGCAGTTCGATATTGAAGACATTGACGTGGATGGCGAGGCCACCCGCGACGGCGACAGTCACGACGCCACCGCCGCCTTTTCCGCCGACTCCCTGACCTCCATGGCCGAGGATGCGCCGGTGGTGAAGATGGTCAACGCCATCCTCGTCCAGGCGCAGGCCAAAAAAGCGTCGGATATTCACCTGTCCAAGGAGCAGGACCGCATTGTCCTCAGGCTGCGCATCGATGGCCAGCTGGTGGACGTGCCCGCGCCCAGGGCCAGGTTCTTCCTGCCCCTGGTCTCACGGTTCAAGCTCCTTTCCAATCTGGATATCTCCGTTTCCCGCGTCCCACAGGACGGCCGCTTCACCTTCACCGTGCAGGGCCGGGAAATCGGCGTGCGCACGTCCACCATCCCCACCATTTACGGGGAAAAGGTGGTCATGCGCCTGCACGAGCAGCACCAGGGCGGCCTGGAACTGGAACACCTGGGCATGGCCGACGTGGCCCGGGCCAGGCTGGAGCAGGCCATCCTCAAGCCGCACGGCATCATCCTGGCCACAGGCCCCACTGGCTCGGGCAAGACGACCCTGCTGTACGCCGTGCTGCGGCGCATCAAGCGGCCGGGCATCAATATCATCACCCTGGAAGATCCGGTGGAGTCCCGCGTGGAGGACATCACCCAGATCCAACTGAATTCCAAGGCCGGCATGACCTTCGCCTCGGGCCTGCGCTCCATCCTGCGTCAGGACCCGGACGTGATCATGGTGGGGGAGATCCGGGACACCGAGACCGCAACCATCGCCATCAAAAGTTCCATGACCGGCCACAAGGTCATCTCCACCCTGCACACCAACGACGCCCCCGGCGCGCTGACCCGGCTGTTCGAAATGGGCGTGGATCCCTTCCTCGTCAGCTCCTGTCTGCAGGCTGTGGTGGCCCAGCGGCTGGTGCGCCGGCTGTGTCCGGATTGCCTGGAGGCCTACGAGGCCCCCCTCGAGCAGGCCCGGCACATCCACCCGCTGCTGAACGGGGACAGGCTGCACTTTTTCCGCGGCACGGGCTGCTGGAAATGCGACAACGCCGGCTTCCGCGGCCGGCTGGGGGTGTACGAAGTGCTGGAGGTGGACGGCCTGGTGCAGGAACACATCCTGCGCAAGGCCTCCAGCTACGAGGTGAAGGAAGCCTGCGTGGCCGCCGGCACCCTGCGCACCCTGAAAATGGACGCCGGCGAAAAAGTGCTCACCGGCCTCACCAGCTTCGAGGAGTTCGTGGGCGTGGCCTATTGA
- the aroL gene encoding shikimate kinase AroL, with product MRIFLVGPRASGKTTLARSLAAALDGDWLDTDTLTQQHAGMSIAELVAARGWEAFRDLESAALAEACAMPAAAAPLLVATGGGMVLRPENRQAMREAGLVLWLDAPGELITARLAAHLDPGQRPSLTGDDPVAEAARVAASRESLYREAAHAVLDAAQPLTELVEQARRRINDHFSGSTQQ from the coding sequence ATGCGCATTTTTCTTGTCGGCCCTCGCGCCAGCGGCAAGACCACCCTGGCCCGCAGCCTCGCCGCCGCCCTGGACGGCGACTGGCTGGATACGGACACCCTGACGCAGCAGCACGCCGGCATGAGCATTGCCGAGCTGGTGGCCGCCCGGGGCTGGGAAGCCTTCCGTGATCTGGAATCCGCCGCCCTGGCAGAGGCCTGCGCCATGCCTGCGGCTGCAGCGCCCCTGCTGGTGGCCACGGGCGGGGGCATGGTGCTGCGTCCCGAAAACCGGCAGGCCATGCGCGAGGCCGGCCTGGTCCTCTGGCTCGATGCCCCCGGCGAGCTCATCACCGCCCGGCTGGCGGCGCACCTGGATCCCGGCCAGCGGCCCTCCCTCACCGGGGACGATCCCGTGGCCGAGGCGGCGCGGGTTGCCGCCTCCCGCGAATCCCTGTATCGGGAAGCAGCCCACGCAGTGTTGGACGCGGCCCAGCCCCTGACCGAGCTCGTGGAGCAGGCGCGCCGGCGCATCAACGACCATTTTTCCGGGAGCACACAGCAGTGA
- a CDS encoding response regulator: protein MTRTAAPAVPAVPQAASLPVHPAAARAFLQGKALLKARRHAEALAAFKQAIACQGLYPDACRGVAMCCHAQGDATQTVVYLIKATAHLIRLQRLEPAARLFGSIRIVYPAAPNLFLLAAQAAARARRWDCAADLFAHAAAFSPQDPELVLGHAGALHALGRDDDALAMVESLLFQGQCVEEAEALYQRIAGEPWGALPETADLDLLDVAMAVVEEIEAPPVSSPVPAPAPPAPHSLSRSLVVVDDEPHIRMLMEEALEELEDDDVRMLFARDGQEGLELIRRERPRLVFLDVMMPRMNGYQVCERVKGDPDLRGVCIVMLSAKGQEVDRIKGEAVGADLYMTKPFSPMELLATARRLLGLARAAA, encoded by the coding sequence GTGACCAGGACGGCAGCTCCGGCAGTCCCGGCAGTTCCGCAGGCGGCATCCCTGCCGGTCCACCCGGCAGCGGCCCGGGCCTTCCTGCAAGGCAAGGCCCTGCTCAAGGCCCGGCGACATGCCGAGGCCCTGGCCGCCTTCAAGCAGGCCATCGCCTGCCAGGGCCTGTACCCGGACGCCTGCAGGGGGGTGGCCATGTGCTGCCACGCCCAGGGAGACGCCACGCAGACGGTGGTCTATCTCATCAAGGCCACGGCCCATCTGATCCGGCTGCAGCGGCTGGAGCCGGCCGCCAGGCTGTTCGGATCCATCCGCATCGTCTATCCCGCCGCGCCAAATCTGTTTCTGCTGGCCGCGCAGGCGGCGGCCAGGGCCCGGCGCTGGGACTGCGCCGCGGACCTCTTTGCCCACGCCGCGGCCTTTTCGCCGCAGGATCCCGAGCTGGTGCTGGGCCATGCCGGGGCCCTGCACGCCCTGGGCCGGGACGATGACGCTCTGGCCATGGTGGAATCCCTGCTGTTTCAGGGCCAGTGCGTGGAGGAGGCCGAGGCCCTGTACCAGCGCATTGCCGGCGAGCCCTGGGGCGCCCTGCCAGAGACGGCCGACCTGGACCTGCTCGATGTGGCAATGGCTGTGGTGGAAGAGATCGAGGCCCCCCCGGTATCTTCTCCTGTTCCTGCTCCCGCGCCGCCGGCTCCCCACTCGCTCTCCCGGTCCCTCGTTGTGGTGGACGATGAGCCGCACATCCGCATGCTCATGGAAGAAGCCCTGGAAGAGCTGGAAGACGACGACGTGCGCATGCTCTTCGCCAGGGACGGGCAGGAGGGGCTGGAGCTCATCCGCCGCGAGCGCCCCCGGCTCGTCTTTCTGGACGTGATGATGCCCCGCATGAATGGGTATCAGGTCTGCGAGCGCGTGAAGGGCGATCCAGACCTTCGCGGCGTGTGCATCGTCATGCTCTCGGCCAAAGGGCAGGAGGTGGACCGGATCAAGGGCGAGGCCGTGGGTGCGGATTTGTATATGACCAAGCCCTTCAGCCCCATGGAATTGCTGGCCACGGCCCGGCGGCTCCTGGGGCTGGCCAGGGCGGCAGCCTGA